Part of the Triticum aestivum cultivar Chinese Spring chromosome 4D, IWGSC CS RefSeq v2.1, whole genome shotgun sequence genome is shown below.
CAATCAAAGAACTTAAGAAATTGCCCATACCGACAGCAGCTCCCGCTTTAGAAAAAACCCTATCTCATCAGGCGGGTATACCTGACCCTTTTTTAGCTAGTTTCGGGAAAGCGGTAAGTTAAGTAAGTCAAGCCCATCTAAGCGAAGAATAGCGCAGAGAAATGGTAACGTAATAAGGGAAAGGGAGCTAGGTGCTTCCATATTGCCCCCAAAAAGAACCAAAAAGTTCCAGAGGCATCTTCCATTCATTTCGATTTAGATCTTTCTGCACCATATTTAGATCTTCCCTTTCTATGATCCGGAATTCCCAGCAAATCCTTGGCTCCTCGAATACGATGGGATTTCACAGCTGGCGAATCTTTCACTCTACCTCCTCTGACTAAGACTATAGAATGTTCCTGCGAATTATGACCTTCGCCTGGAACGTGAGCAAATATATCATGTCGATTGCTCAACCGTACTTTTGCTATCTTATGTAGAGCTGAATTAGGTTTTTTCGGTGTTCTCGTCGAAACACGCAGGCATACTCCTTGCTTCTGGGGACATTGATCCGAAGCTCGAGTACGGTCCGTGCGCTGTTTTTCTTCTCTACCATGACGAATCAATTGATTTTTTGTAGGCATCCCTCTTTCCTATGTCCTTCCCCCCTTTGCCCTTTCAAAAGTGGTTACTCCCGATCCGAAGCACCCCTTTTCCATTCATAGAGAGTCCAATCGTCAAAATCAATAAAAAGGCCATCATGAACCAAGATCCAAATAGATCAATCTTGTTAGGAGGTACTgcccaaggaaaagaaaaggtgactTCCGGATCAGGGATAATAAATAAAATAGGAACCGGATAAAATCGTATATCGAAACGACTTCTGGCATCACCGGAGGGATCGGAACCACATTCGTAGGCCGACAATTTTTCTGGATAGGTCGAACTATTGGAAGCAAATGGAAAAGGAACACCGAGTGGAATCAGAGAAACTAGCGGACTGATCACTAAATAGATACAAATAGGTGCAAATTCCGACATCACCAAAGCCCACTTCGTTCTCTCGCTCTCCTCGCAGCGCTCCTTGCTCGCGGAGCGGCATACCAAAAAAAGACGCTCAGATGTGGATTCGAACCACTGAAGGATTTCAAGGGCAATTCCCCTTGTTCTTCCCACTGAAACAAGAAAAAAAGGATTTGCAGTCcagcaagaaaacggatgcgctaacgcacaacggctttcgcgctagttgctcaatCCGTTGCTTGTTTTGCTCTAACCAGCTGAGCTACCAGAACCACTTGCCTAAAGTCTCTTTTCTTCATCTATGAGCATCCTACCTGAAGTGGAGGAGCTTGCTCAAGAACCAAGAGCCGGCCAGGGACTAGACGGCCCTCGTTCGGGAAGGTCTTCTTCGCTATAGACGCCACCAAGAACAAGAAAGGGGCGCTCCGCTCCTAGTCACTAAGCAGCTATTCTGTCCGACTGCGGACTCCATCAATCTGAGGTTCTTTCTCTCACGTAATCTCGCCCGCCAGTTCTACTTCCGTGCCAGAGGAAATGGGATTCGAACCCATGATACAATCTTCTTGTATGTCGATTTAGCAAACCAATGCCTTAAGCCACTCAGCCATACCTCCAAGTTGTTGATCGGAATTGGATGTGTCGGGTTGGTTGCCCGAAGATCCACTGCATAAGCCGTAGCGCGCGTACTCTTCTTTAATGAGCGAGAAAGACTCTATCCAGATCTATGGATCTCCCCAGCGTCCAAGCGAGACCCCATCCAAACCAAATCCGTCACTCGTTGGGCGAGGCCTTGCTTTCTATGAACACCTCACCACTGAATGAGAAACTAAGCCTCTAACCTGACCAAGAGAGAAGACAGGGTCAAGCCGACGCTGCCCTTCCTCACCTGCCTGAATGGAATGAATATCTCCTTCGTCTAGTCGAGAAGGGAAAAAGCCTGGCGGGGAACAGGACCGTGACTCTTCTAAACCATTACATGACGGAGAAGTCCATTCTCGTCATGATCGATCCACGTCCTACCATAGTGCCCGGAGAACCAGCTTCTAGAAGATTCTATAGTGATCCACTGGAATCGGCCTCGGGTGACGCCTCCCTAGTCGTCGAAAGATTTCATCCCTCGCTCGGTCGTTAAGGTGGGGTGAAAACTGCAACCAACGCTCTATCTCCGTCATAGAATATGGGATACTCACTTTCAATGGCCTCGCATCCCTAGAGCCTCAGACTGGCCTGCCCTTCCAATCGGGGTTATAACGGGTCTGGTATCAGCAACACCAGCCAATCGTGTTGGTACGGTGGGTTCCCCATACCCACTATTCGGAAAAAAGCTTGCCATAGCAGCTCAAACCTCCGATCGGGAAATGGGAGTTCTAACCGGTCCTAACGCCAATTCCAAACAAATTGATTGGACCGAGGTTCGTGTAGGGAGAGAATAGAAACTAATAACGATGgagcaagaaaacggatgcgctaacgcgcaacggctttcgcgctagttgctcaatCTGTTGCTTGTTTGGTTCGAGGTTGAGCTCACCCGCTGCCCTATGTCAGTAGTCTTCCTAACTTATATTCCCTTTTTTTTGCTCTAAGGTAAGGTCCTTCAAGAACAACATTGCGGTCGCAACGGGGCACTGGGTGAATATTGTCCGCCTGTATGAGCCGGGCTGTGAATATTTATAGGTCGGGGTCCTTACTGAAAAACCACAATACTACACTACAACAATTTGAAGAAATCCGCAAGTGACTCTAATTTGAATTCACTAGTCGTGTTGAGTTTTTTTATTTCAATATAAAAAATCTGCCAATCCCGATATTCCCACATTTCATTCTGGTCCAGTGTCCATTCCTGAATGAAAGAAATGAGCTTTGCCCCTTCACTCACTTCTGAATGACTCCTTTAGCACTCTCTTTTTTATATCAAAAAATAGAAACAGTTTACCTTTACCATACCTTCCAAGCAAGAGTGTTTTATTGCAAGATTAAGTTATTACTGAACAACGATAAATTCTCATTATAAAGGATGAGAGAAATTCGGAAGCACTTTTTTCTTATTCTAGCAGACGGAATTGAATTGGTCTAATTTAGGACTTTCCAATCGATTTTTATCTTACCTAATTCTATCTACGCCCAGGGGGTAGGTATGTCGCAAGCTCTGGGCAGCTATCTTATTCCAAAGAATCTCGCTCCCTAAAAGGTTGCCGATACCATACCTCTATTGAACCCTACCGGATCCAATTGTTTAAGTGTTTAGTCGAGAGGAACCACATTGACACAATGCTTGTGCTAAGCCACAGCTCCATCAAACTAATCTGGATTTCTTCTTGTTTACGAATAATGGGCATCTGCCTAACCCTATCAAAACTCTCTGCAACTACTTCTCTCTGTTCTCAGCAGCCCGAAGGATTTTTCTAGTCTCAAAGTCCTATTAGAACTCCCGCGCTTGCTCCTTTGGAGCCAAATGGATCCGAATTTCGGTAAGATAGTACAAGAATCGTATTTGGTTGGGTTCTAACTCTGCTGTTCAGTCTGGCGCGGGTGTGATACCGGTGAAGAAGTGAGTAGTTGACAGTCAGGGAAGTAGATTCCTTTAAGGAGAGAAATTCAGTGGTTTAGCCGTTAGGCGGAGCTTCTTTACACGCCGGTAGCGGAACAGCCCAGGCAGCTTAACGTGCTCTTGGCACAAAGGTAATAGAATGGGTGTCTGACGACACCCGGTACTCGGGATCTCCTGCTTGAAGAAGCAAGGAATTTCAATTACTCAGCGGTTGAATAAAATAAACTAGATACCCATGTTTCCAATATTTACTTCTCTTTACTTGCAGGACCTGGCCTAAGCATAAAGTAGATTTGCTGCACAAGCTCAAGTGGAGGAGGAAGCAGGGGTGGCGCACAAAATGTTGGTATGGAAGATCTCTTGCTCCCCCCCTGAAGGGTTCTTAGATTACCAAGTAAGGGAGGGAGGTAGGTACCATGGTTTCCTTCTTTTATTGAATACCAGTAACGCGAGTAAACATTTAAGTGAGAAGTTAGGTAAGCGTTGCCAATGGCCAAAGCATTTACTCTTTACTTCTTGACTATAGTAATAGTCAATAATGTCACTAGATTTCGGCATAAATACTAGCCAGGTACCATTTCCCAAACTTGATTTCCTTTTTATGCACCTGTTTATGCACCTGGGTCATTGTTCACGAACTAAGACGGCTTAGCCGCCTTTCTTTGGGCCGTATGAAGGAAGTACTTCAACGAATGGGTAGGTTGCCAACCCAACATTATAGGCGGGAAGTTCTCCTTTCTCCAAGTATGCTCATTAGACCGATAGGTGAGTAGCTAGTATAGTAGTAGCCAATACTCAAAACCGATAGTAGAAGGGTCGGTGGACGGCCCTTGCCTATTAAAAGTATGGTGTCTCATAAATGCTTTGTTAATGCCTCTTATTCGTAGGATCGGTCCAAAGCGCGGCTGAGTTGACGTTGATAGACTTGTGCGTGCTCTGCCGCTCGTAACCTTTTTTTCTCCCATCCATCGAATCGAGGAGGTCAAGTTTCGAGAGCACAACCTCTCGCTTCTGATTATCAGTGATATCGTCGTCGAGCAGAACGCGCAGGGAAGTAATGTCAAACATAAAAAAGAATATGGCACGAGAGATTTAATATAGGGAGGAATGAATCGGGCATCAAGTAAACTAAGGCATCAAGGAAAGTAAGACTTGAGGATGGAAGGGAGGAAGGAACCAATAAGCCACCGTCAGTGTACCAGTCATTGGGacaggtgccgtgtgttcggtctACCTTCTTTTAGTACGACCCGGATGAAAAGATGCTGACTTTTCTTAAAGGTTAGGCCAAATGATTCTAAGCTTGAGGACCCGTTCTATCCGGGCCTAAATGCTGGAATTTCAGAATTCACTCTACTTCTTATTGACTTTCGCCGAATATATCCTATGTGCTTAACACATTGACGTCGGCGGCTAAGCTTTCTTTCTAATGATAAGCCGGGGATCTAATAGTCCACTTCACCCTATCAAACTTGACCTCTATATAGGTTGATTTTTGATGACTAGTTAATAGAATAGATGGTATTATTTTCTACCTCCTCTACCTAGATCTCCTTTTCCTAAGGAGGGAGAGAAGACGGTTCTCCGGGACGGAAGACATCTCTCACTCGTACATATATGGATGGGTTTTCTACCTCAGAAAGGGATGAAACTGAGCAGCAGAGATTGCTAAAATAGCAAAGGGGATCCAGATTATTTCAGAACTCCAACTGAATGATGCTATACTCGAATCTGATTCTGCTGCAGCTTGACAAGGACCTGTGAAAATGCTGATATCTCGAATCCCTATCTTATTAAAATGGGGTAGCTTTACTGAAGTACTGCAAGAAAAGTATGGAAAAAAGCATAGTCGGTACTTCTTAATGCGGTACGTAAGCTGGTTATCCTGACTAACAATCATGCCTTGCTTGTATTTAGGGATTAGGAATTCTTATTGGGAAAGAGATTGGATTGGCATTCAAGTAGGAGTAGATCCTATTGGTCCAAAGTAGGCATTCTTGTATCAATTAAAGTAGCTATCTTCATGAAATAAGCGCTAAGGTTCTAGTTCAAAGATAGGAGCATTAAGCTCTAAATCCAGTCAGTCCAGCTGGAAGTTTCACTAACTACTTAGAGAACTAGGGACCAGACCAGAGTTATGATTGGTGTATTCCATTCCTACCGTAATTGAGACTTGCCCTCGCTCGTGGGTGATTCCTTATAGCTTGATCCATGTGATGGCTGTTCTCTGCAATGAACCACAACATGTCCATGGACTTCACAGAGAATTGAGTGAATGCACTAAAAACCAAGAAATTACATAGCGAGAACTGAGCAGCTCGATGAGTAGAGATTGAATTGAGCATAGAAATAAGAGAGTTTTTCTTTGCTTAGCACTGTTCGGTTCATCTTTCTTTACAAGTCAATCTATGCATAATTCTATTTCTTGCAGCGCTGAATCCGCTTTTGAAATACAGATCAGGGGCGGTATTCTTATTCCTTGGCTCGCCACTTATGAAACAAAACTAGATATTTCTTATTATTTTCTTAGGAGCTGAGCTCCGCATGCGGTTCGATTAAGATGCGACAAAACCTTATCCATTAGTCTTGGCGATGCCAGGGATGGAGGGAGTCATCAGTCGCACAAGCTTATTGCTAAAGCCAAGACAGGACATAATAGCTTCTAAGTAATGCCATTGTACCCGCTTTCATCATGCCCAACTCAAAAACCATTTATCCCAtacttcttcttttcttgttcctTCGGATGAATAACAGGAATCCCGGTTCGGATGGTTGACCAACATTATGATTGTGTATGAACTAGGGCTTTGGCTCAACACCTGCTGTCTTTCTTGCCCATCCTTTTGTGGTATCGAAGCTGTTCATTGAGATCCATAGGTTCACGTTACAACCCACCAATAGTCAATTCCAGAGTGGAAGGCGGAAAAGATAGGACGGGGACCCTTCGGAAGAAGGTATATGCCCGTAGTATCTACAAATATTCATGGTTGCAAGAGCGAGGTTAGTCATCCTCACCATCACCATCAAATACCGGTACTCGCTTTTTCTACAAGCTTGATTTACGAACTCGACCTTTCACAGGAAGGAAGTTCCGTATACCATCAACGGAGTCAAACCGCTAGAGGGTCACATATATCTAAATACTAGTTCCGATCATACCAGTACTTACTTCCGTGGAGATACGAGAAAGGGGGAGAAGATGCGATTATGTATCATAAATACTAAGGCCAGACAGACTAAAAGGGGCTTTTGGATACGAAGAAGGTTTTCACGTCTTGCTTTGGGTGGTATGCTTCCTCACTGTTGCTATTCTGCCCTTTCCCGGTAGTCAACCACCAACGAACGCAAGGAGATCTGGACCTGCATGTAATGGTTTTTTTGCCAATACTATAAAGCAGCTTCCTTACATCAACATTGGATTGCAAAAGGGAGGGAATTGAAAAAGGCGACTCCTTAGGAGGAATAGTAGCTGAGGCTGCTTCAACTCATAACGAAGATATTCCAGCACATAAGTCCGGGATGATCTGAGGTCGCTGGTCTCACATGGAAGAGATACGAGCCTCCGCTGGATAAACACCAGAACTGGTATCGGCTTCTTTTGTTCGTAATGAACAAGCAACGGATTGGGGATTGCCAATAGAAAAAGATACAACCAACCAGCAGCTTTTGGAAACCAGGATCACCCCCATTGTAAAGAGAACACGGCAACCCCATTGTaaagagaatactcaaggatctgCTATAGCTTGCTTTTCCAAGAGTATTGTATTGACCTGATTCCCCAGGAAAGAGTTGATGGCATCTCAACGCAAGAAGGTAGAGAAGAATCCCTAGCGAAGATGTGCCGAGAGCGAGAAAGCCTGTTTTCCCTGAGATTATTTATTCCTCTTATTTCTTATATGAATAACTGAAATCAATCCTCACTTGTATTGACTTCATGAGTGAAGAGATAGAGAAACCCTCAATACCGGCACTGCTCCTATAAAAATCAAATAATTGGATTTGTTTTCCCACTTCCTCCACGGGATTCGTACATGGGATGAGGATTCCTACAACGGTACAACGGATCAATCCATTCAAATCAATGAAACCATTAGGTACGCCCTGGGATCTACTCTATTATTAGATTTGCTAATGCCGAGATCCGATGTGAAAGCAAAGCGAAGGTTGTTATTCAATAGTTGTTGCCGGTAAAGGAACAGCGGAACGGGTATCTTTAGCAAAGCAATTTTGATTGGTTGAATCGTATTGAGTTCCGGTCTCTTATAGGGTCTTTCTTTGTCCTACTTATAGTATCTTTCCTCCAGCCTATCGAAACTCGTGTTTTTATTAACCAACAACACACGCACTTTGTTAGAACTAAAGAAAAGGTTATTCAATCCACTAGTGCAACTGAAGTGAAGGAATTACCTATTCTGAACCTCCACAAGAAAGAGCTCATAACCACTGCTTGTGAACAGTTCTCCTCAACTGAAGGCGCACTACAGTTACTATCAGTCTAGTCTCTTGAGGGCACTCTTTCGATCTCGAACAAACTTACTTCTCCGGAAGAGAGAGATTCAGAAAACCCGATTTCCAGTCCTGTCTTAAGAACCCGActccaaagaaagaaaaaagaaaagcggACTAAAAGAGAACAACAAAAGAGAGATCACTTTCGACGATTGAACATCACTTTTATATCCAGATTGGAACTGGACTTGAACCTTCATATCCAGATTTCACTCCACTTTCACTTTCATATCAGGAACGTCGACTTGCACTTTCAATAGTGAATTATTCACTTTCCGGAATTGGCTCATATTCACATAGGCCAAGAAAGACGAATAAGACCTTGAACTCCCTATTTCACGTATAATCGAGAGACTCATAATATCAGTGCCTTGGGTAAATGCCTACCAAAGGGAGAAGATTACCGAACTTTTTTCTATCTTCTTCCCTTCCTAAAATATTTAGGGAACAGGCTGGTTTCATGTTCATAAGGTCTCTTTGTCACATACATCCATCGCTTTCATCTTTCTTGGCTTACTCAGGTGATCTAATTAATGGGCAAGCCCCACTCAAAGCAATTCA
Proteins encoded:
- the LOC123099802 gene encoding ribosomal protein S12, mitochondrial-like, with protein sequence MPTKNQLIRHGREEKQRTDRTRASDQCPQKQGVCLRVSTRTPKKPNSALHKIAKVRLSNRHDIFAHVPGEGHNSQEHSIVLVRGGRVKDSPAVKSHRIRGAKDLLGIPDHRKGRSKYGAERSKSK